A window of Strix aluco isolate bStrAlu1 chromosome 2, bStrAlu1.hap1, whole genome shotgun sequence contains these coding sequences:
- the TXNL4B gene encoding thioredoxin-like protein 4B, translated as MSFLLPKLTCKREVDQAIKSVAEKVLVLRFGRDNDSVCLQLDDILAKTAHDLSKMAVIYLVDVNKVPVYTQYFDISYIPSTVFFFNGQHMKVDYGSPDHTKFVGSFKTKQDFIDLIEVIYRGAMRGKLIVRSPIDPNNIPKYDLLYQGI; from the exons ATGAGTTTTCTGCTGCCCAAACTGACCTGTAAGAGGGAGGTGGATCAGGCAATAAAAAGCGTGGCAGAGAAGGTTTTGGTTCTGCGGTTTGGAAGAGATAACGATTCTGTTTGTCTGCAGCTCGATGATATT CTTGCAAAGACAGCTCATGACCTAAGTAAAATGGCAGTCATTTACCTGGTGGATGTGAACAAGGTTCCAGTGTACACCCAGTATTTTGACATCAGTTATATTCcttctactgtatttttcttcaatGGACAACACATGAAGGTTGATTATGG GTCTCCAGATCATACCAAATTTGTAGGAAgcttcaaaacaaagcaagactTTATAGATCTGATTGAAGTGATCTATCGTGGAGCAATGCGTGGAAAGCTCATTGTGAGAAGTCCCATTGATCCCAATAACATTCCTAAATACGACCTTCTCTACCAAGGAATTTAA